agaatttacttttgaaaatagaAGTTTCCCAAGTAACAGAATTCTTAATATAAGATTAATGCAGAGGCATCTTCAGCCTTTCCAAAGCACAAAGCTCACATTTCATAGctcagtatttaaaaattctaaatctaAACAAATTTCAAGTCAGGTGATTTTTGATGACATTtgaaaaaacttgaaaattaacATTTACTTTTGAACTAAAGATCACAAGTTAAATTTATTAGCTATAGTAAGTATTAACTTATGtgactaggaaaaaaatatattcttcaacTCCTAAGCATGAGTACAAGCTCACATTTACTATGTGTAATTTTTTCTTGCATGGATGTTTTctattaataaataaacatatataaaatggaaattctcCTCATTTTTTTGTCATGGAAAATCATTGTGTAAAGTCATGCCAATTGCAAAAAACCTCATAGGTTATCATTTTTGAAGATAGGGTTTAATCTATATAGAAAGCCAgctataaaatgaatattgataTGCCCATAACAGACCAGAGaaagtgtgtatttgtatgtatgtgtctcACCACATCAGAGTATGGGGGCCCTGAATACGTTTAACTTAGTGAATATTGTGACTTTCACTAAGTGCTTTGTCattataggaaagaaaaaaattaagtactgATTATAATGAAGTTGAAAATGTCAAATAGGGAACTCTGAAGAGTAAAATAATGGAGTGTCTCTCTCCAGAATCTTGACTGCAACACAAAAATTCTGTTTTGTATATAGagattatgaatatatttatgcagtaactatttttttttcttttgaaagagattctcactctgttgtccaggctggagtacagtggtgcaatctcggctcactgtaatttccacctcctgggttcaagcgaccctcctgccttggcctcccgagtagctgggactataggcgcccaccacgatgcctatttttttttgtttgttttgttttgtatttttagtagagatagggtttcgccatgttggccaggctggtctcaaactcctgacctcaggtgatccacctgcctcagcctcccaaattgctgggattacaggtatgaaccaccatgcccagcctacagttAACTATTTTTAAACTGTACCAAGTATGGAGATAGCGATTTTTATTctgcttaaaatataaaatcctcAAGAAGTTGACCCTTAGAGTTAAGCATGTGACAAGAATGGTTTTCATATTCAAATGATCTCAAAAGAGTAGGTTTCTTTAGAGAGAGTTGCCTTTATGTCCAAGGTCTATGGGCACTCTCAAACTGCTGCTAGCCTTGCTGTGACACTTTCTCCATTTCAGAAGCTGTACAGCTAAATAGATAAAGCAGGTAACTCCAACTCAAAGGTATAAGCTTACCTGTGCTGCTGGTCGACCACAGCCTTGGATGGTAACCTCCACATTATTTGGGGTTTGGGCTCCCCAGTGGCTGAGCAGTTCAGTAGTAATTTGTCCCCCAAAttcacttcattccttttctggGATGCAACTTCTATCCTGGGGCTGGTCACTCGCTCTTCCATTGTAAGCATTACTACTCTTCGCTCTGAACCAGTGGAACTGGTAGCGATGCATTCATAAGTGCCCCTGTCTGAAGAGGCTAGGTTTTTTATATACAAAGTCCCATTTGAAAATAAGAACAACTTGGAATTGGTAAACTGTAATGGTTTCACTTCAGTGCCATCAGAGAGGACCCAGTAAATGCTGGGCTGGGGAGTTCCTTTTACAGTACAGGGCAGTTTTAAACTTTCACCCCAAGTGCCTACAATGACTTGCCTCTTTTGCTCTAGAATAACAGGTGGTGCCGCAATGACTTGTATTTTAACCAGCAGTGAATCCTGGCCAGCGGGGTTGCTGGCCACACATTTGTAAAAGCCACGGTCATAAATACTGAGATTGTGGATGACCAATGTTCCGTCAACTGTCACCAGGGCCTGCCTGCTTCCCTGGGATGACTCCAAGACAACTGTTTGGTTTGCAAGAATCCAGGTAATTGTAGGGCTTGGCCTACCTTCTGCTCTGCACTTCAGTTCCACAGTGCTTCCAGAATGAACTGTGATCTCTTTGGTACGTCTCTCCAGGATCCTGGGAGGATAGGAAACCACAGACAAGGTGACATGAAGGTGGTCTGTGCCAAGCAGATTGGATGCTGAGCACAGGTACTGTCCACGGTCCTGAATTTCCACCCTCTGGATGGACAGGGTACCATTAGGGAGAACTTGGACCCTGttattctgtttccttttagATAAATCAAGtcctgagaagaaaaaagaaaattattgctaTAGGTCATCAAAGTTTAGATAGAAAACTTAAAAGCTATCTTTTTGCTGGGCTACTgagaatacatttaaattaaaatgaaagccaGGCCCTGTGGCTCACTTGTataattcaaaaccagcctaggaaacatgtgagaccctgtctctacaaatgtaaaaaataaaagttaggtgtggtggtgtgcaattgtagtcccagatactcagatggctgagataggaggatcatttgagctctgGAGacctgactgcaccactgcactccagcccgagtgacagacccccctcccccatccccccaaAAATAGGATGGACATCTAGTCTTGAGATTGCTAAAATTATTCCTggatttttaaattcacattttactttaaaagccAGATGGTTCAACACAacaattattctttttcaaattatatttctttgaatCAGCTTTTGAAGCATTCCAAAAAAtgttcttaacattttaaagCCTTCTGATGAGTAAAATTAAGCCAGTATCAAATGATATTAATAGTTTCCATGTCTTAGAAAAATTTGAAACTGATATTCTTTGGATGTGTAACCCCAAAACATAACAATCTTCCTGTTTTATAACAAACACTAAGTGTCAAGAAAAAGCTTCAAATACCTGATGAGACTCTGGTCCATCGAATGGTGGGCAGGGGATTTCCAACAGCTTCACAGGGAAGAAAGGCGTCTGAGTTAGCTGGAATAGTAAAGCTTGCAGCTTTTCCTCCAACTATCCTGGGCTTTTCAAATATATTCCTAGACAAAGAGTCAAAGAGAAGGAGTTTGGAAGTTGTTGCTTCTTGAACTGATTTTTTATCAAAGTCactctttgcatttttctgtcCATCCCAATTTGAAGCATGAGTGGTGGCCTCTGGCAGGCCTGTAGTGGGCAACATGCTCACTTCTGGCGTTTTCCCTTTTGCAGCAATTTCTGAGTATGGCTTGTGCCAAAATTGGTTTTCTGACCAGGGAGATGGAGTTAATTTAGAATTCTGTGCTTTAACTGTTATTAGTGCTGGCATGGGAGTAGAATGTAACAGATTAGAGTAGATGAAGTGAGTGGTTCCAGTTGTGAACTTGGCGTTTGGGTGAGCCTCGGGAGATGTTGCAACCTCTGCGAATTGCTGTGGATTAGCCTTGTGCCTTGAGGATTCCTGCAGCTTGACCACTGTATTTGTCATAAGCCTGGAAATGGGAGTTGCCACGTTGTCAGTAACTGCTCTCTGAGTGACGGGAGGGGAGATGGGAATTGGCATTCGAGTAGGACTGCTGCTCAGGAATGGTGGCATGGTTGAGTGTCTAATGATTGCTTTCCTGGTGGTGGTACTCTGGTATGATTTACCAGACAAAGTTGTTTCAGAAGCAATTGTGCTCTTCAAAGTCTGAGTACTCACTTGGGCTGGTTCTTCAATTACATCTGTCAGATTAAGAGTTCTTGAATGATGACCGATTGCGCTTGAAATTCCAGTTGTGTTTTCTGGTGGGGAATGAGTGAATGTAGAGACACTGGGCTTGACTGAAGTTTCCACTGTCATTAGAACAGGAGGTGTCATAGCAGTGGATGTTGTGAAGCCAGAACTCTGGCCTGGAGAGATGTTTGGGTCATTCCTGTTCTTTAGAGgctcattttctctttgtattgtTTGTGCTCTGGATCTCTCTGTTTGGGTTTCAAAAGTAATGACAGATGCAGGGACAGGAGGAGGAATTGCTGGTATTGCTGTTTGCATTGATATGATGCTTATCGTACTTGCGTCTTTGCTTGTGATACTAGGAAGCATAGGGTTAAAGGATGGGAAGGGAAGCTCCTTCATTGCTGGAAGACTTCCAGGACTGTATGTTTTGCTGGCAGTATGGTGAGTTGTAGTCAAGGTAATAGATGGAATTCGTATCACACTTGCTGAAAGTGTGGTGAAATGGGAGGGAGAATCTTTATCTGTGGGTAAAGCAGGAGATGTTTTAGGAAGCATCACAGCTGTGCTTCTTTGTAAACCAAATTTATGTTGATTCTTTAATCTGCCTTTTAGGTTATGGTTATTAACAAAGTTGTGCTGCCAGGGAATTTTCCTTCTTGAAAACCTTGTAGTGGTTATAATAGTAGTCATTGGTGGCTTGGTGATAGCACCTGAAAGTGATGATGTACTCACTGAATCTCTTTTAGCTTCATTGGCGATAGACATCCTTGGGTAACCAGCAtttattttgtgagtttttttaatAGGTATGGATGTTGGAGCATAAGTCATGACTGTACCAGTTGGGGTCACTTGAGAACTTTCagtactgaaatattttattgtgggTGTTGTTTTCTCAATATCTACGTTGGGTATGTTCTCAAATAGTAATAGTGGATTCTGGACTAGAGTTGTAGATTCTTCTGATGTGACTCTAGCAATGTCAACTTTGGGGAAAGTAATGGGTTCAGCACTTGGAAAAGACAATGCTGCTGTTGCAGTGGTGAGTCTCTCCCTGGGAAGACAGGACAGGCATGTCACATTGAGCACTGTGGCCGAGAATGTAGTAGTGCTTTTCTCAGAAGAACCTCTGGTTGTTGGCCTGAAAATGCTGTATCTGTGCCGTCGGAGAACTGGAGTTCTATATGGGCTGAAAATCCGCCCCCTTCCCCCAAttctcctccgcctcccaaagcgtCTGAACAGTGGGATGTTAACTGTACCATTTCTAGGGATCTGAAACCGAGAATGAGCAGCCATATGCAGATCTGAAGGGAACACGGAGGTGCTAAGTGTTTGAGTAGTGTGAGAATAGAAGTGATTGTGCCTGGGCTCACTGACTTCTCTTACAGAAGTCTGATGACTGTTTGTGGTACTTACTGACTCTAACAATACTTCGTTGTTGGTGCTAGTAAGCATTTTGGCATTGACATCTTTGATCATAGTCCTCACTGTTATTGGGGGTGCACTTTGGAAAtgctctcttcctctttccatctGGTCAGAGTCTTGAAATTCAGTATCTCCAGGATGTAGTGGAAAGACAGTGGATGGATGTTGATTGGTTGTGCCTTGCATTTGGCTTGACATGGTTGGGTTTACATTCTTTGACATGGCTATAGTTTCAATAGCAGTAAATAGTTTGAAATCTATGAGTTCTTTGGGTGGTAATATTTGTAAACTCACAACAGGAGAGAATTCTGTGCCAGAAGTTATGTTTGTCACAGGACGAGATACTGTTCTGGAGTCAGCCATCACTGTACTTGCCGCAAGGTCTGAAGCTTTAGTGGCCAGAACCATAAATTCCTCATCTCGAGTGAGCATGCCTGAGGAATCGTCATCTTCACCAGATATGTTTGGGAGTTGGGTGACCAGTGGGGGTGGGCTCACTGTGGGATTTTCTCGCTTCTCTGGCACAgcattctttttcactttctccaACAGTGCCGCCCAGTGTTGTGGGTCAATTCTCCTAGCAGAGGGAGGGAAGTGCCTCCTATTCTCCCTAAAACGTCTGTGTGTTGAATCTCCATGTCGCTGGTGTATTAATTCCCGATAGTTTTGCCTCTTACTTGTGCTTGAGGCTTGTTTTCCAACCTCAGCCCCCATTCGAGCAGATGTAGGGAGTTGTGCACCTGGCGGCTCCTTAAGAGGAGCAATAGGATTGGACTCATCAAGTCCAGATCCCTGTGTTTCTCCACCATGCTCCAATGGCCTTTGTCCTTTCATCTTGACTGAAACTTGGAAAATCAAAAAATCAACCCCTGATGGGTTGGCTGCCACACAGTGATAATAACCTTGGTCTTTTAGAGTGACTTGTAATATTCTTAATGTGCCATTATTAAGAACTTTCTTGTCTCTTGATGACTGATAGAGCACATTGTTTCCTGGAAGAACCCAGCTAATAGAGGCATCTGGGATACCAGTAGAATGGCATGGGAGATCAAGTGTTTCACCAGTGAAAACTGTGTGATGAATCCCATTTTCCTGATAGGCTTCTACTGAAGGTTCTACCACGGTTATCCTATAGGTGAGAATATCTGCATCATCATAATTGGTGCTTATGCAGTGATATACGCCCGTGTCAAAACTGTCAGCCATCTGGAGTTCCAGTTTTCCACTTTTGTCTATTAGGATCCGTCCATCCTCACTGACATAAGGGGCTCTCACTTTACTTCCATCAGCTAGAAGCCACTCCAAGTGTGGGGTGGGGTCTCCTTGGCCTGGGCAGTTGAGGCCAATGGTTCCACCTACCAAAACAGTATGTTCCAGCTTAGTATTGTTGTCCCTTGAAATCATAGTCCATTTGCGTTTCACTGGCCTCATCTCTGCTCTTGGTAAAGAGATTTGGATATCACCTGAGTACTGGATCTGTAAtgtgctgagtgtggtggcagttCTGTTCAGCTGCAAGGAAATTTGGTCTTGCATTAACCAAGAGGGATCTGCTCTGAGATCTGCCTCTATGTTGGTAAAGATGTCTTCAGGCTTAGGAGCCACTTGTTTATATTTGTAACAGAGCTGGGGTGTTTCACTAAGCAAGTAGCTCCTTTCTAGTATCAGAGGAGAATCACTGTACAAAGCCAGAACTTGCCACACTGGCTGAATGTGACCATAATCTATGTTGCACaccaaaaatgttgaaaatgaagTATTTAGCATGATATAGTCATTTTCTTCAGTGAATGCAATGAATGATGTCCTTGAGGGCTTTTGAATACTGCAGACCATGTTAGCTTCATTTCCCGACTGGTCTGTCATATTCATGGTGAGGGAGCCAAAGGGTGCCATGAAACCTTGGGGAGAGATGAAAGCAGaaccactgtcttccagaataGTCAGTTTCTTTGATTTCAGGGATGAGTCAATGGTTGGCTTGGCACACTGGAAAGCTGCAGCTGAGATCATAGCTAAGGGCTTGCCTTTAGAAGTCCTAGGGTTCATGCAAAGTGGACATTGCTGAGGGCTAGAGGGACTTCtatcttttttgcattttattacatCTGGAAAAAATCAATTGAGTTAATGACCTCTATGAATTGACAAGCATTTTGAAGAAATAACTTTTGCTAGAAGCTGAAACAACTTAATTTAATAgaaagttttctgattttttgcttctgaattgactttttaaaagctattGTCTGTATAACCTGCTACAACATAGTATGCACAGACACAGGATTTTGTCTGTCTTATTTACTGCTGTATTTCCCATGTTCAGCAAATGCCTGATATATAtttggtactcagtaaatattagttgaatgagTCGTTTTTTAAATCTAGGGAAACAAAATGATATGCTCATGCCTGTCCGTTTTTATTAATAACAGTTCAGTTCTACttcttcattttaacattttaagatgGCCACAGGACTTCATTGTTCTTTAAAAGATAAGCTGTTTGTTAAATGATCATTTATAATCTGTTGGATATCATTAAAAACCCAAGTTTATTTCCATTAACCAAAAGAATATTAACTGAATTACAAGGTACCTTGACCTGATCTAGCTGAGTAGCAACAGGAATTAAAAGCAGCAGATGAATGCAGGAGACAAGGAAGCAGGTAGAACCCATCAACAGGAGGTGAGGATTGACTGAACATGGACAGTGACAGAAAGGAAGGGTCAAGAAGACTCTGTTTTATGACTTTGGAAACTGGATGGTTCACGGTCTCCTTGGATGAGGTAGATGCACTGGAGGAGGATCAGGTTTAAGGGGGAGGGAAGAACATTGTGCCAAGGCAGTGGGGCAGCCCATTAAAGCTCTGACATTCTGGTGAAATCAGAGGTTGCAAGTCTTACACAGTACTAGGACCAACACTATAAGGACCAGCATTTCTAAGTGACAGGTGCCtcatctttcaaatatttgtggATATCACATACCATTTAAAAGCTCTGCTCTGGTGAGCCTATTTAAAGTGGCTGGTCACTGGAATACTTAGTAAGAGGTATAGACTTTTCCCTTACACAAAATACAGCCTGAGACATCCATGCTGTTCCATGTAGTAGCTCTTATATGATGCACTGGACCGACGCAGGACTTAACAAAAGCATTGTACTTCTTAGAAGATTTAAGATTTGCCAGAGTGGATGGATAGGGTCAAATCTCCTTCccatgtgtgcacatgtcctcTCAACGGCTTAACAAAGTCACtctgggctgagcacagtggctcaatgcctgtaatcctagcactttgggaggctgaggtgggaggatcatgaggtcaggggattgacactagcctggccaacacagtgaaaccctgtctccactaaaaatacaaaaattagctgggtgtggtggcatacaccggTAGTCTCAAGCtattcgtgaggctgaggcaggagaatcacttgaacctgggaggcagaggttgcagtgagctgagatcatgccattgcactccagcctgggtgacagagtgagactctgtttaaaaaagaaaagaagaaaaaaagtcattctgaCCAAAGATACTGAACCCTTCTGTGTGTACTACAGTGTGACAGGTAATGTCACAGATGCCTGGCCAGTCAGCATTCTTCAGCAAATTTTATAGTCTAAACCTATGCAGAGGAGGGGGCTGGCAAGATGGAAAACCTTTGAACAATCATAAGAGTTGCCTCCCAGTCACCCACTTGCCAACAAGCTGTATTCCTTTACCTACTTATCACTACCCTGGGCTAAGACAATGTGGGAGACTTCTGGTTTAATGAAACCTCATCATAGAATATGCTCACACCATGGCATGCTTCTTATGCTTGCACCGAGCCAGAGTTAGCAGGCCTTGGACATCAGGTATTTTGCCTCAAATGCACACCTGACCATGTCACCTCTATTCCCTTCATCATACTCGATTCCAGCCCCATGGAAATCCTTTCCATTCCTCAGCCCTGGCATGCCACACCAGGCTCTGGCATATGCTGTTCCTTCTGTGGACCGTACACTTGTTGTCTTCCATCGTGACCTGAGTACTGACCCGTCATCCTTCAGAACCCAGTCTGAACAGCACTTCTTCTGGGTGGGCTCCCTGTTTTATAGTCTCCTGGTACCTTCACTTCTTGTGTCTTACTTTTACATTACTCTCTATTAGAATGGCTTGTTTACTTATCTGTCTTCCCATGAAACTATAAACTTCATTCTTGTTCATCTACACATCCCCAGCCCTGGCCAATGGATGCTCAGGAAAGAtcaacagaaggaagaaaggcagacagGCAGGATAAAGTGGCTAATTCTAAGACcatggtttttttccccccaccttCACATTTCAACTTATAAATTGAGAAGTGCCTTACAGTTGATGATGTTTTACAGTAACAGCTGACAAATTGGCAACCAATATACCTATCACAGCTTGTACACCCATAAAGATTGTCATAGCTATTTATGCCACTTTCTGTTGTATCACATGTATTGGTGATACAACATACATGAAATTTGCCTTTAAAAGGTTCAATTAAGATTACACTATGATTTAGAATTTAAACAGGTTGTCAAGTATgtagaaaagaatggaaatagaGCAGCAGGATATAAATTTCATATTCATGAAACAAATGCTTGCTAGAGAGAAGGCCACAAATTCATTTTATAGAAATGCTACATCAACAGCTTTGTGGAATCAAAGAATGGAGGATATCTGCAGTAGATAAAGACGTGTTACATTTACTGAGATTGGTACAAAAGGATTGCCTACCACACACCAAGTAAGGTAACTGAAGGCATGAACAACTGTTGAATCTCTCGGAATTTCAAAGCATAAAAGGTTGATGTGACTGATCAGTGGGTCTTATAAAAATGATCATTAAGTCATCTCAGTCAAAAGGAGAACACTTGATTATTAAGACTGAAAGATGTTAGCCCCTGTGGGTtcacttattttacatatataatgaGTTGATTAACAGTAGGA
This is a stretch of genomic DNA from Saimiri boliviensis isolate mSaiBol1 chromosome 9, mSaiBol1.pri, whole genome shotgun sequence. It encodes these proteins:
- the IGSF10 gene encoding immunoglobulin superfamily member 10, with the translated sequence MKVKGRGITCLLVSFAVIYLVTTPGGRACPRRCACYIPAEVHCTFRYLTSIPDSIPPNVERINLGYNSLVRLTETDFSGLTKLELLMLHSNGIHTIPDKTFSDLQALQVLKMSYNKVRKLQKDTFYGLRSLTRLHMDHNNIEFINPEVFYGLNFLRLVHLEGNQLTKLHPDTFVSFSYLQIFKISFIKYLYLSDNFLTSLPQEMVSYMPDLESLYLPGNPWTCDCHLKWLSDWIQEKPDVIKCKKDRSPSSPQQCPLCMNPRTSKGKPLAMISAAAFQCAKPTIDSSLKSKKLTILEDSGSAFISPQGFMAPFGSLTMNMTDQSGNEANMVCSIQKPSRTSFIAFTEENDYIMLNTSFSTFLVCNIDYGHIQPVWQVLALYSDSPLILERSYLLSETPQLCYKYKQVAPKPEDIFTNIEADLRADPSWLMQDQISLQLNRTATTLSTLQIQYSGDIQISLPRAEMRPVKRKWTMISRDNNTKLEHTVLVGGTIGLNCPGQGDPTPHLEWLLADGSKVRAPYVSEDGRILIDKSGKLELQMADSFDTGVYHCISTNYDDADILTYRITVVEPSVEAYQENGIHHTVFTGETLDLPCHSTGIPDASISWVLPGNNVLYQSSRDKKVLNNGTLRILQVTLKDQGYYHCVAANPSGVDFLIFQVSVKMKGQRPLEHGGETQGSGLDESNPIAPLKEPPGAQLPTSARMGAEVGKQASSTSKRQNYRELIHQRHGDSTHRRFRENRRHFPPSARRIDPQHWAALLEKVKKNAVPEKRENPTVSPPPLVTQLPNISGEDDDSSGMLTRDEEFMVLATKASDLAASTVMADSRTVSRPVTNITSGTEFSPVVSLQILPPKELIDFKLFTAIETIAMSKNVNPTMSSQMQGTTNQHPSTVFPLHPGDTEFQDSDQMERGREHFQSAPPITVRTMIKDVNAKMLTSTNNEVLLESVSTTNSHQTSVREVSEPRHNHFYSHTTQTLSTSVFPSDLHMAAHSRFQIPRNGTVNIPLFRRFGRRRRIGGRGRIFSPYRTPVLRRHRYSIFRPTTRGSSEKSTTTFSATVLNVTCLSCLPRERLTTATAALSFPSAEPITFPKVDIARVTSEESTTLVQNPLLLFENIPNVDIEKTTPTIKYFSTESSQVTPTGTVMTYAPTSIPIKKTHKINAGYPRMSIANEAKRDSVSTSSLSGAITKPPMTTIITTTRFSRRKIPWQHNFVNNHNLKGRLKNQHKFGLQRSTAVMLPKTSPALPTDKDSPSHFTTLSASVIRIPSITLTTTHHTASKTYSPGSLPAMKELPFPSFNPMLPSITSKDASTISIISMQTAIPAIPPPVPASVITFETQTERSRAQTIQRENEPLKNRNDPNISPGQSSGFTTSTAMTPPVLMTVETSVKPSVSTFTHSPPENTTGISSAIGHHSRTLNLTDVIEEPAQVSTQTLKSTIASETTLSGKSYQSTTTRKAIIRHSTMPPFLSSSPTRMPIPISPPVTQRAVTDNVATPISRLMTNTVVKLQESSRHKANPQQFAEVATSPEAHPNAKFTTGTTHFIYSNLLHSTPMPALITVKAQNSKLTPSPWSENQFWHKPYSEIAAKGKTPEVSMLPTTGLPEATTHASNWDGQKNAKSDFDKKSVQEATTSKLLLFDSLSRNIFEKPRIVGGKAASFTIPANSDAFLPCEAVGNPLPTIRWTRVSSGLDLSKRKQNNRVQVLPNGTLSIQRVEIQDRGQYLCSASNLLGTDHLHVTLSVVSYPPRILERRTKEITVHSGSTVELKCRAEGRPSPTITWILANQTVVLESSQGSRQALVTVDGTLVIHNLSIYDRGFYKCVASNPAGQDSLLVKIQVIAAPPVILEQKRQVIVGTWGESLKLPCTVKGTPQPSIYWVLSDGTEVKPLQFTNSKLFLFSNGTLYIKNLASSDRGTYECIATSSTGSERRVVMLTMEERVTSPRIEVASQKRNEVNLGDKLLLNCSATGEPKPQIMWRLPSKAVVDQQHRMGSRIQVYPNGSLFIGSVTEKDSGIYLCVARNKMGDDLTLMHVSLILKPAKIDHKQYFRKQVLHGKDFQVDCKASGSPMPEISWSLPDGTMINNAMHADDSGHRTRRYTLFNNGTLYFNKVGVAEEGDYTCYAQNTLGKDEMKVHLTVVTAAPRIRQHYKTNKRIQVGDAAVLDCEVIGDPKPKIFWLLPSNDMISFSTDRYTFHANGSLIINKVKLLDSGEYVCVARNPSGDDTKMYKLDIVSKPPLINGLYTNRTVIKATAVRHAKKHFDCRADGTPPPEVMWIMPDNIFLTAPYYGSRITVHKNGTLEIRNVRLSDSAEFICVARNEGGESVLVVQLEVLEMLRRPTFRNPFNEKTVAQMAKSTVLNCSVDGNPPPEIIWILPNGTQFSNGPQSYHQYLIASNGSFIIYKTTREDAGKYRCAARNKVGYIEKLIILEIGQKPVILTYAPGTVKGLSGESLSLHCVSDGIPKPNIKWTMPSGYVVDRPQITGKYILHDNGTLVIKEATVYDRGNYICKAQNSVGHTLITVPVMIVAYPPRITNRPPRSIVTRTGAAFQLHCVALGVPKPEITWELPGHSLVSTASKGRTRGSEQLHLQGTLVIQNPQTSDSGIYKCTAKNPLGSDYAATYIEVI